From Nerophis lumbriciformis linkage group LG09, RoL_Nlum_v2.1, whole genome shotgun sequence, one genomic window encodes:
- the LOC133607762 gene encoding rho GTPase-activating protein 24 — protein MGLSCFKSWKHDRAGFKGNRDVLASPGSYFFLSNSAGQGDEWLKSLNKGVWIPFTGVFGQRLEETVLYERRYGVCSVPLVVEQCVTFIRERGLQEVGLFRQPGRASLVRELQEAFDGGERPSFDSNTDVHTVASLLKLYLRQLPEPLVPYSHYQDFLLCGTNISNDRVEGLEKLRNLLQELPVANFNLLKFICQFLNEVQSHSKGNKMSCQNLATVFGPNILRAKAEDPQSIMGGAALVQMLMLELIRENESLFSRVSAPVPAHPVGGFYASPSTLRRPHLQQPPCLRQMSLPLIAERCQESGQNTVDGHNTSCISSVTTATSDASSCHKRFLGHRYTSSHPENCFYPVPSSSQASQPQLDGNSIDYHQHLSSCGSSPANAQNRQHRSIHMGWIEAWSGLGDTVSHLWSSGATQSTGEGLEIPEVASGGSSDAQEDSTPSVYDNLNRASSSQMMADVAGEQLQNNGQGESEEEPEDAWQTVDESSSWSSCEILPLDKSSDPEVSPDMTSKRPPSSPAEENCQEQLDSDNRSEGDTGHHLNSPTSVSILSPISTGSSEVFLPSGPPPDLPGSEPQLQSSNAQSLLAELRQQMARQKTDYQDRIKRLELCNDTLQRQVLVLRDSLEQQKRSQSVAEVKIRKMEQAKAAADHRNSTLQTEMELFFQMSGKMRTREERDDDGGGERRKRTLKSL, from the exons ATGGGACTCAGCTGCTTCAAATCCTGGAAACATGACAGAGCAGGCTTCAAAG GGAACAGAGACGTGTTGGCCAGTCCAGGCTCGTATTTCTTCCTGTCCAACAGCGCCGGCCAGGGGGACGAATGGCTGAAAAGCCTCAACAAGGGAGTCTGGATCCCTTTCACAG GTGTTTTTGGTCAGCGTCTGGAGGAGACGGTGCTGTATGAGCGGCGTTACGGGGTTTGCTCGGTTCCCCTGGTGGTGGAGCAATGCGTGACCTTCATACGCGAGCGAGGTCTACAAGAGGTGGGCTTGTTTCGCCAGCCGGGACGGGCCAGTCTGGTGAGGGAGCTGCAGGAGGCGTTTGATGGCGGGGAGAGGCCCTCATTTGACAG TAACACCGACGTCCACACGGTGGCATCGCTGCTGAAACTCTACCTGCGACAGCTTCCTGAGCCTTTGGTTCCTTACAGCCACTACCAGGACTTCCTGCTTTGCGGCACAAATATTTCTAATGACCGTGTAGAG GGTTTAGAAAAGTTAAGAAATCTTCTTCAGGAGTTGCCAGTGGCCAATTTTAATCTTTTGAAGTTCATCTGCCA GTTTCTTAATGAAGTCCAGAGTCACTCAAAAGGTAACAAGATGAGCTGTCAGAACTTGGCCACGGTGTTTGGACCAAACATTCTACGAGCCAAGGCTGAGGACCCCCAAAGCATCATGGGAG GTGCAGCACTGGTCCAGATGCTGATGTTGGAGCTGATCCGAGAAAATGAGTCTCTGTTCTCAAGGGTCTCTGCGCCAGTTCCTGCACATCCTGTTGGAGGCTTTTACGCATCACCAAGTACTCTGAGACGACCTCATTTACAACAGCCGCCCTGCCTCCGTCAGATGTCACTGCCGCTAATTgcagagagatgccaggagtcaGGACAGAATACTGTGGATGGACACAATACCAG CTGTATCTCCTCTGTGACTACTGCCACATCGGACGCATCCTCATGTCACAAGAGATTCCTGGGCCATCGCTATACCTCCTCCCATCCAGAGAACTGCTTCTACCCTGTACCTTCCTCAAGTCAGGCCTCGCAGCCTCAACTCGACGGTAATAGTATTGATTATCACCAGCACCTCTCTAGTTGTGGATCCTCCCCAGCTAATGCCCAAAACAGGCAGCATAGATCAATCCATATGGGCTGGATCGAGGCATGGTCTGGTCTGGGAGACACAGTGAGTCATCTATGGAGTTCTGGTGCCACACAGAGCACAGGGGAAGGGCTTGAAATTCCAGAAGTAGCCAGCGGGGGCAGCAGTGATGCGCAAGAAGACAGCACCCCATCTGTTTACGACAATCTGAACAGAGCGTCTTCAAGTCAGATGATGGCGGACGTCGCTGGTGAACAGTTACAGAACAACGGTCAGGGAGAATCCGAGGAAGAACCAGAGGACGCATGGCAGACGGTGGACGAATCATCATCGTGGTCTTCCTGTGAGATTTTACCATTGGACAAGAGCAGTGATCCCGAAGTTAGTCCTGACATGACATCAAAGAGACCACCCTCAAGTCCCGCAGAGGAAAACTGCCAAGAACAGCTTGATAGCGACAACAGAAGCGAGGGTGACACAGGACACCACTTAAACTCCCCAACATCCGTTTCTATCCTAAGCCCCATCAGCACTGGAAGCTCTGAGGTGTTTCTTCCCTCAGGTCCTCCTCCAGACCTTCCAGGGAGTGAGCCTCAGTTGCAGTCCAGCAACGCTCAATCACTCCTGGCTGAGCTTCGACAGCAAATGGCCCGGCAAAAGACCGATTATCAGGACAGGATAAAGAG GTTGGAGCTCTGCAACGATACCCTCCAGCGGCAAGTACTGGTACTGCGGGACAGTTTGGAGCAGCAGAAGCGAAGCCAGAGCGTGGCCGAGGTCAAGATCCGCAAAATGGAGCAGGCCAAGGCGGCTGCGGATCACCGTAACTCGACGCTGCAGACGGAGATGGAGCTGTTCTTCCAGATGAGTGGGAAGATGAGAACACGGGAGGAAAGGGATGATGATGGCGGGGGAGAAAGGAGAAAACGCACCTTAAAGAGCCTGTGA
- the LOC133607764 gene encoding putative monooxygenase p33MONOX isoform X2 translates to MSGSGDLPAIEGSGMGGMKLPIGMTRRAISYDDNLEAPMSTPPHDINITNLWRRPVVPDRKFNHLAEEEEGGGSVRQSNFSSSPPSRSQSVVKTKASSIILNSLITKQTHESMHKFEQKAGLTDSSYMPHKGLNAEETRRLHRMPESFQKMQIQSMETREEHQSSSAQSTPTTTPHSSPTQQRRTWFSSTSSDISVSSTNSSVDLGGGDAAGGGVLERWGVFGPRPLVHKSTSDLGSDPSNAGFALQVYRGAQKPSAMEVMKAQATRLADGPDAQKVAPPKMEIPMVEGRRQGARPHKLKPRDMNILTPSGF, encoded by the exons ATGTCGGGTTCAGGTGACTTACCAG CTATCGAAGGTTCCGGGATGGGAGGGATGAAGCTTCCCATCGGGATGACCCGGAGGGCGATAAGCTATGACGACAACCTGGAGGCCCCCATGTCCACGCCCCCCCACGACATCAACATCACCAACCTTTGGAGACGCCCAGTTGTGCCGGACAGGAAGTTCAACCATCTGGCTGAG GAGGAAGAAGGCGGTGGTTCTGTCCGTCAGTCTAATTTTTCCAGCAGCCCCCCCTCCAGGTCACAAAGCGTGGTGAAGACCAAGGCCTCCTCCATCATCCTCAACTCTCTCATCACCA agcagaCTCATGAAAGTATGCACAAGTTTGAGCAGAAGGCAGGGCTGACGGACTCCAGCTACATGCCCCACAAAGGCCTCAATGCCGAGGAGACGCGCCGCCTCCACCGTATGCCTGAATCCTTCCAG AAAATGCAGATCCAGAGCATGGAAACCCGAGAGGAGCACCAGAGCTCCTCGGCCCAGTCCACTCCAACCACCACTCCGCACAGCTCCCCTACACAGCAGCGCAG GACCTGGTTTAGCAGCACTAGCTCTGACATCAGCGTCAGCTCTACAAACAGCAGCGTGGACCTAGGAGGAGGCGATGCGGCGGGAGGAGGCGTGTTGGAACGCTGGGGCGTGTTTGGGCCACGGCCTCTCGTACATAAGTCCACCTCGGACCTGGGCTCCGATCCCTCTAATGCAG GCTTTGCACTGCAGGTGTACCGCGGCGCCCAGAAGCCGAGCGCCATGGAGGTCATGAAGGCCCAGGCCACTCGACTGGCCGACGGCCCCGACGCCCAGAAAGTAGCGCCACCCAAAATGGAGATCCCGATGGTGGAGGGTCGGCGACAGGGGGCGCGCCCGCACAAGCTCAAGCCGCGAGATATGAACATCCTGACGCCCTCCGGCTTCTAG
- the LOC133607764 gene encoding putative monooxygenase p33MONOX isoform X1, producing the protein MSGSGDLPAIEGSGMGGMKLPIGMTRRAISYDDNLEAPMSTPPHDINITNLWRRPVVPDRKFNHLAEEEEGGGSVRQSNFSSSPPSRSQSVVKTKASSIILNSLITKQTHESMHKFEQKAGLTDSSYMPHKGLNAEETRRLHRMPESFQKMQIQSMETREEHQSSSAQSTPTTTPHSSPTQQRRTWFSSTSSDISVSSTNSSVDLGGGDAAGGGVLERWGVFGPRPLVHKSTSDLGSDPSNAAGFALQVYRGAQKPSAMEVMKAQATRLADGPDAQKVAPPKMEIPMVEGRRQGARPHKLKPRDMNILTPSGF; encoded by the exons ATGTCGGGTTCAGGTGACTTACCAG CTATCGAAGGTTCCGGGATGGGAGGGATGAAGCTTCCCATCGGGATGACCCGGAGGGCGATAAGCTATGACGACAACCTGGAGGCCCCCATGTCCACGCCCCCCCACGACATCAACATCACCAACCTTTGGAGACGCCCAGTTGTGCCGGACAGGAAGTTCAACCATCTGGCTGAG GAGGAAGAAGGCGGTGGTTCTGTCCGTCAGTCTAATTTTTCCAGCAGCCCCCCCTCCAGGTCACAAAGCGTGGTGAAGACCAAGGCCTCCTCCATCATCCTCAACTCTCTCATCACCA agcagaCTCATGAAAGTATGCACAAGTTTGAGCAGAAGGCAGGGCTGACGGACTCCAGCTACATGCCCCACAAAGGCCTCAATGCCGAGGAGACGCGCCGCCTCCACCGTATGCCTGAATCCTTCCAG AAAATGCAGATCCAGAGCATGGAAACCCGAGAGGAGCACCAGAGCTCCTCGGCCCAGTCCACTCCAACCACCACTCCGCACAGCTCCCCTACACAGCAGCGCAG GACCTGGTTTAGCAGCACTAGCTCTGACATCAGCGTCAGCTCTACAAACAGCAGCGTGGACCTAGGAGGAGGCGATGCGGCGGGAGGAGGCGTGTTGGAACGCTGGGGCGTGTTTGGGCCACGGCCTCTCGTACATAAGTCCACCTCGGACCTGGGCTCCGATCCCTCTAATGCAG CAGGCTTTGCACTGCAGGTGTACCGCGGCGCCCAGAAGCCGAGCGCCATGGAGGTCATGAAGGCCCAGGCCACTCGACTGGCCGACGGCCCCGACGCCCAGAAAGTAGCGCCACCCAAAATGGAGATCCCGATGGTGGAGGGTCGGCGACAGGGGGCGCGCCCGCACAAGCTCAAGCCGCGAGATATGAACATCCTGACGCCCTCCGGCTTCTAG